A region from the Sandaracinus amylolyticus genome encodes:
- a CDS encoding YecA family protein, whose product MGHAAHFLRRLDRVSDAHVELALTLYRDADLLRAVLDAARIPEGASRVALSLEDPHDGPFVVVTREGRFVTCLGKGMRPGDLPVVSRERLDVGASRVQRMRDELAHLRWLRDNDGEGEAARVLVRMQQRGPRVGREDAAVLARVQPIIAGELQRIYLELARTAREAFGRVAMLRLDRLSDDEGELVLAYGDLVWGATHLSLFVDPGDLLEDDDPLTEAVQRGVFAQAQLQFMTGTLCHAMRALWTLKRNPRASLARLKRMSGPVGRAAPVFREMGLGIVACSSQKLRAEATKALTKPLRDAGGHVLEEQDLAHGMGGFVRELAIDRPEASDAALIENGRLFAARCWHRTRDVSDEQVAAVSEDVARIAYGAVPHTWLAQGNGEAIMHVAIAIPFLARASAEELFLPNEWADRMLPARSIAEVTTWLAPHLRECGVVRRTAKRAEPKIRRNELCRCGSGRKHKRCCALRAAA is encoded by the coding sequence ATGGGACACGCTGCTCACTTCCTCCGCCGCCTCGATCGCGTCTCCGATGCTCACGTCGAGCTCGCGCTCACGCTCTACCGCGACGCCGACCTGCTCCGCGCAGTGCTCGACGCCGCGCGCATCCCCGAGGGCGCGTCGCGCGTCGCGCTCTCGCTCGAAGATCCGCACGACGGGCCCTTCGTCGTGGTGACGCGCGAGGGTCGCTTCGTGACGTGCTTGGGCAAGGGCATGCGCCCGGGCGACCTGCCCGTGGTCTCGCGCGAGCGGCTCGACGTCGGCGCGTCGCGCGTGCAGCGGATGCGCGACGAGCTCGCGCACCTGCGCTGGCTGCGCGACAACGACGGGGAGGGCGAGGCCGCGCGCGTGCTCGTGCGCATGCAGCAGCGCGGGCCGCGGGTCGGGCGCGAGGACGCCGCGGTGCTCGCGCGCGTGCAGCCGATCATCGCGGGCGAGCTGCAGCGCATCTACCTCGAGCTCGCGAGGACGGCGCGCGAGGCGTTCGGGCGCGTCGCGATGCTGCGGCTCGATCGGCTGAGCGACGACGAGGGCGAGCTCGTGCTCGCGTACGGCGATCTCGTCTGGGGCGCGACGCACCTGTCGCTCTTCGTCGACCCCGGCGACCTGCTCGAGGACGACGACCCGCTCACCGAGGCCGTGCAGCGGGGCGTGTTCGCGCAGGCGCAGCTGCAGTTCATGACCGGGACGCTCTGTCATGCGATGCGCGCGCTGTGGACGCTGAAGCGAAACCCGAGGGCGTCGCTCGCGCGCCTCAAGCGCATGAGCGGCCCGGTCGGGCGCGCCGCGCCCGTGTTCCGCGAGATGGGGCTCGGGATCGTCGCGTGCTCGTCGCAGAAGCTCCGCGCCGAGGCGACGAAGGCGCTCACGAAGCCGCTGCGCGATGCCGGAGGACACGTCCTCGAGGAGCAGGACCTCGCGCACGGGATGGGCGGCTTCGTCCGCGAGCTGGCGATCGACCGACCCGAGGCGTCCGACGCGGCGCTGATCGAGAACGGACGGCTCTTCGCGGCGCGCTGCTGGCACCGCACCCGCGACGTCAGCGACGAGCAGGTCGCGGCGGTGAGCGAGGACGTGGCGCGCATCGCGTACGGCGCGGTCCCGCACACGTGGCTGGCGCAGGGGAACGGCGAGGCCATCATGCACGTCGCGATCGCGATCCCGTTCCTCGCGCGGGCGTCGGCCGAGGAGCTCTTCCTGCCGAACGAGTGGGCGGATCGCATGCTGCCGGCGCGCAGCATCGCCGAGGTCACGACGTGGCTGGCGCCGCACCTGCGCGAGTGCGGCGTGGTGCGGCGGACCGCGAAGCGCGCAGAGCCGAAGATCCGGCGCAACGAGCTCTGTCGCTGCGGCAGTGGGCGGAAGCACAAGCGCTGCTGCGCCCTCCGGGCCGCGGCGTGA